The following proteins come from a genomic window of Natrinema saccharevitans:
- a CDS encoding M24 family metallopeptidase yields the protein MEPPFERRIAACKRRLAADGADLAVCFPSPNLTYLTGFEESPSERHLLLFVPQDGDPAIVAPAMYEAQLSELPIPDLERRFWTDADDPLEAVAAVLEDYSLERDQGGSSTADREPPTVLVDDRMWATFTQDLRELCPDAAFGLAGAVFEPLRIRKDDVELETLRRAGAIADRVALEIRERGTDLIGTTEAELASEIDRLLAAEGGDEPAFETIVAAGPNGARPHHHSGSREIRAGDPVVLDFGAFLAADLEGSAATAVGRYPGDQTRTIVVGDEPPAAYERVHETVREAQAAAVEAVEPGVTAGAIDRAARGVIEDAGYGDAFVHRTGHGVGLEVHEPPYVAAGNDRELEPGMVFSVEPGIYLEGRFGVRIEDLVVVTEDGAERLNDTPRGWETGQ from the coding sequence ATGGAACCACCGTTCGAGCGCCGCATCGCGGCCTGCAAGCGCCGGCTCGCGGCAGACGGAGCCGACCTCGCGGTCTGTTTCCCGAGCCCGAATCTGACCTACCTGACCGGCTTCGAGGAGTCGCCCTCGGAGCGGCACCTACTGTTGTTCGTCCCTCAGGACGGCGACCCCGCGATCGTCGCTCCGGCGATGTACGAGGCGCAACTGTCCGAGCTTCCGATTCCGGACCTCGAACGCCGGTTCTGGACCGACGCGGACGACCCGCTCGAGGCCGTCGCGGCGGTCCTCGAGGACTACTCGCTCGAGCGGGATCAGGGCGGTTCGTCGACGGCGGATCGGGAGCCGCCGACGGTCCTCGTCGACGACCGCATGTGGGCGACGTTCACGCAGGACCTGCGGGAGCTGTGTCCCGACGCCGCGTTCGGACTCGCGGGGGCCGTCTTCGAGCCGCTCCGGATCCGGAAAGACGACGTCGAACTCGAGACACTGCGGCGGGCCGGGGCGATCGCCGACCGGGTCGCGCTCGAGATCCGGGAACGGGGCACCGACCTGATCGGAACGACGGAGGCGGAACTGGCGAGCGAGATCGACCGCCTGCTCGCCGCCGAAGGCGGCGACGAACCGGCGTTCGAAACCATCGTCGCCGCGGGGCCGAACGGCGCGCGGCCGCACCACCACAGCGGCTCGCGGGAGATTAGGGCCGGCGACCCCGTCGTCTTGGACTTCGGGGCCTTCCTCGCGGCCGACCTCGAGGGAAGTGCGGCGACTGCTGTGGGGCGGTATCCGGGCGATCAAACGCGGACGATCGTGGTCGGCGACGAGCCGCCCGCGGCGTACGAGCGCGTCCACGAGACCGTCAGGGAGGCACAGGCGGCCGCCGTCGAGGCGGTCGAACCGGGCGTGACCGCGGGAGCGATCGACCGCGCCGCACGAGGAGTCATCGAGGACGCCGGCTACGGCGACGCCTTCGTCCACCGGACCGGCCACGGCGTCGGCCTCGAGGTCCACGAACCGCCCTACGTCGCCGCGGGCAACGACCGCGAACTCGAGCCCGGCATGGTCTTCAGCGTCGAACCGGGGATCTACCTCGAGGGGCGGTTCGGCGTGCGGATCGAGGACCTCGTCGTCGTGACCGAGGACGGGGCCGAACGGCTGAACGACACGCCGCGGGGCTGGGAGACCGGTCAGTGA
- a CDS encoding Cdc6/Cdc18 family protein: MSSSGDDLFTRDDPIFENKELLEINHLPEEGRIVGRDDEIAELANAVNPAIFGQSPSNLLIYGKTGTGKSLCAKYISERLVRVAEDEGITSAFAYVDCAQDNTETQAVQTIAHTLNEPTITDVRIPDKGLSTSTYYKRLWTVLDAQYDVALVILDEVDKLDDDDILMQLSRAGEAGKLESCKIGVIGISNKIKYKDRLDERVKSSLCEREFVFPPYDATQLRDIMEARSDAFKDGVLEPSVIPRAAALAAREHGDARKAIDILRYAGEIAQSEGHETVREEYVVQARERAETDRFRELIRGSTPHSRYVLQALAVLSLNTPDEDGFRTTRIYDVYEEICRQEGSDPLSLRRVRDLLKEHAFLDILEQTRRSGGSAEGSYTEHQLLEDPEVVRTVLVETDET, translated from the coding sequence ATGTCGAGTTCCGGCGACGACCTGTTCACTCGCGACGACCCGATCTTCGAGAACAAGGAGCTACTCGAGATCAACCACCTGCCCGAGGAAGGGCGGATCGTCGGCCGGGACGACGAGATCGCCGAACTCGCGAACGCGGTCAATCCGGCGATCTTCGGCCAGAGTCCGAGCAACCTCCTCATCTACGGGAAGACGGGGACGGGTAAGTCCCTCTGTGCGAAGTATATCTCCGAACGGCTCGTTCGAGTGGCAGAGGACGAGGGAATCACGTCGGCGTTCGCCTACGTCGACTGCGCACAGGACAACACGGAGACCCAGGCAGTTCAGACGATCGCGCACACGTTGAACGAGCCGACGATTACCGACGTCAGAATTCCGGACAAAGGCCTGAGTACCTCGACCTACTACAAGCGCCTCTGGACGGTGCTGGACGCCCAGTACGACGTCGCTCTGGTTATCCTCGACGAAGTGGACAAGCTCGACGACGACGACATACTCATGCAACTCTCGCGCGCGGGCGAGGCCGGCAAACTCGAGTCGTGCAAGATCGGCGTCATCGGGATCAGTAACAAGATCAAGTACAAAGATCGGCTCGACGAGCGGGTCAAGTCCAGCCTCTGTGAACGGGAGTTCGTCTTCCCGCCCTACGACGCGACCCAGCTCCGGGACATCATGGAGGCCCGCAGCGACGCGTTCAAGGACGGCGTTCTCGAGCCCTCCGTCATCCCGCGAGCCGCCGCACTGGCCGCCCGGGAACACGGCGACGCGCGCAAGGCGATCGACATCCTGCGCTACGCCGGCGAGATCGCCCAGTCGGAGGGCCACGAGACGGTCCGCGAGGAGTACGTCGTCCAGGCCCGCGAGCGGGCCGAGACCGACCGGTTCCGAGAACTCATCCGCGGCTCGACGCCTCACTCCCGCTACGTGTTACAGGCCCTCGCGGTCCTCTCGCTCAACACGCCCGACGAGGACGGGTTCCGGACGACGCGGATCTACGACGTCTACGAGGAGATCTGTCGCCAAGAGGGCTCCGACCCCCTCTCCCTGCGCCGCGTCCGCGATCTCCTGAAGGAACACGCTTTCCTCGACATCCTCGAGCAGACCCGCCGCAGCGGCGGCAGCGCCGAAGGTAGCTACACCGAACACCAACTGCTCGAGGACCCGGAGGTCGTCCGAACGGTCCTCGTCGAAACCGACGAAACCTAA
- a CDS encoding DUF7350 domain-containing protein, with amino-acid sequence MNRRRYLRGVAGIGAVGTAGLAGCLEGLGFEEESAWANPPLVEDRPDAVYLPASLEEMGMYGMDSDGDYALGLSYTFPHRFWTVEATSDGKQLVEVDADDSLHLMLTVWDQETDTVLPVDPVIEVLQDGSPVDAGSSSPWPMISQRMGFHYGDNIRLPGEGEYTARVRTGPVSLERTGTFDGRLESAATLEVDFEYSRSAVNDLSFETIDEDRRGSREALPLMSHGDDGAGNGSGDGGGGMPPMGQGPPIDDLPGESLGTERSGDAAITPIRTDADRFTDGGDYLAVCLRTPYHGISLPLTSLSATLERDGSVRREERLTETLDGEFGHHYGLAVDDLAAGDRLTVSVDSPPQVSRHDGYETAFFEFDDVTYTV; translated from the coding sequence ATGAACCGTCGGCGTTACCTCCGCGGCGTGGCCGGGATCGGAGCGGTCGGAACCGCCGGTCTCGCCGGCTGTCTCGAGGGGCTTGGCTTCGAGGAGGAATCGGCGTGGGCGAATCCGCCGCTGGTCGAAGACCGTCCCGACGCCGTCTACCTGCCGGCGTCGCTCGAAGAGATGGGCATGTACGGCATGGACAGCGACGGAGATTACGCTCTCGGGCTCTCGTACACATTTCCGCATCGATTCTGGACCGTCGAGGCAACCAGCGATGGCAAACAGCTCGTCGAGGTCGACGCCGACGACAGCCTCCATCTCATGCTGACCGTCTGGGATCAGGAGACGGACACCGTCCTTCCGGTGGATCCGGTCATCGAGGTGTTACAAGACGGGTCGCCCGTCGACGCCGGCAGCTCGTCGCCGTGGCCGATGATCTCCCAGCGGATGGGGTTTCACTACGGCGATAATATCCGCCTCCCCGGCGAGGGGGAGTACACCGCCCGCGTCCGTACTGGTCCCGTCTCGCTCGAGCGAACCGGCACGTTCGACGGTCGACTCGAGTCGGCCGCGACCCTCGAGGTCGACTTCGAGTACAGCCGCTCGGCGGTCAACGACCTCTCGTTCGAGACGATCGACGAGGACCGGCGAGGGAGCCGCGAGGCCTTGCCCCTGATGTCCCACGGCGATGACGGGGCCGGCAACGGGTCCGGAGACGGGGGCGGCGGCATGCCACCGATGGGGCAAGGGCCGCCGATCGACGACCTCCCCGGCGAGTCGCTGGGGACCGAACGCAGCGGCGACGCGGCGATCACCCCGATTAGGACTGACGCCGACCGATTCACCGACGGTGGCGACTACCTAGCGGTCTGTCTGAGAACGCCGTATCACGGTATTAGCCTCCCGCTGACGTCGCTGTCGGCGACCCTCGAACGAGACGGCTCGGTCCGTCGGGAGGAACGATTAACCGAGACGTTAGACGGCGAATTCGGTCACCACTACGGACTTGCGGTCGACGATCTCGCGGCCGGAGACCGACTGACGGTGTCCGTCGATTCCCCGCCACAGGTGTCCCGTCACGACGGCTACGAAACGGCGTTTTTCGAATTCGACGACGTAACGTACACGGTCTGA
- a CDS encoding SCO family protein, protein MDRRTYLGTAGIAGLTSIAGCLGEALGGNGNDDGDAGHPDTVLGPPETDLSEATHPSYGDEYPSVTLPDPLSDETVSVEQFEGDRTVLMTFIYTNCPDGMCPALTLRLQRAQKAAVENGYEDEAEFLTMTFDPERDTAEQLRTFADRRSVDYDAENWHFLRPESYETAQSIIGETYGLPEESLEKNYDHDYENVEYTFPHLPYIFLVNESGIVERVYVRGHSVEVSRLIDDFETVVNG, encoded by the coding sequence ATGGACCGGCGAACATACCTCGGTACGGCCGGGATCGCGGGACTCACCAGTATTGCCGGCTGTCTCGGTGAGGCGCTTGGAGGAAACGGGAACGACGACGGGGACGCGGGCCATCCCGACACCGTTCTCGGACCGCCGGAGACGGACCTCAGTGAGGCGACTCATCCGAGCTACGGGGACGAGTACCCGTCGGTCACGCTGCCGGACCCCCTCTCCGACGAGACGGTGTCCGTCGAGCAGTTCGAGGGGGACCGCACCGTGTTGATGACGTTCATCTATACGAACTGTCCGGACGGGATGTGTCCCGCACTGACGTTGCGACTGCAACGCGCACAGAAGGCCGCGGTCGAAAACGGGTACGAGGACGAGGCGGAGTTTCTCACGATGACGTTCGATCCCGAACGGGACACCGCGGAGCAACTACGGACGTTCGCCGACCGACGCAGCGTCGATTACGACGCCGAGAACTGGCATTTCCTGCGGCCCGAGAGCTACGAGACGGCTCAGTCGATCATCGGAGAGACCTACGGACTCCCCGAGGAGTCGCTGGAAAAGAACTACGACCACGACTACGAGAACGTCGAGTACACCTTCCCGCATCTCCCCTATATTTTTCTCGTCAACGAATCGGGAATCGTCGAACGCGTGTACGTCAGAGGGCACTCGGTCGAGGTATCCCGCCTCATCGACGATTTCGAAACGGTGGTGAACGGCTAG
- a CDS encoding TlpA family protein disulfide reductase → MRRRELLAGIGSLGVVGGASAVAIVGVPSFGSSEDADPVDPQTVETIEAPGSEAGEVRVPASDQPTFIDFFATWCPPCSEQMPDLIEAHERVGDDVLFMSVTNENVGGSVTREEVVDWWEEHDGNWTLGIDPVRDLSAQYSIGGLPYAVAIDADGRVQWSDSGQKSADEFVDGIERAIEN, encoded by the coding sequence ATGCGCAGGCGGGAACTACTCGCCGGCATCGGTAGCCTCGGTGTGGTCGGTGGCGCGAGCGCGGTCGCTATCGTCGGTGTCCCCTCGTTCGGGAGTAGCGAAGACGCCGACCCCGTCGACCCACAGACGGTGGAGACGATCGAGGCACCGGGTAGCGAGGCCGGCGAGGTACGCGTGCCGGCGTCCGATCAGCCGACCTTCATCGACTTCTTCGCGACGTGGTGTCCGCCCTGTTCCGAGCAGATGCCCGATCTCATCGAGGCCCACGAGCGAGTCGGTGACGACGTGTTGTTCATGTCGGTCACGAACGAGAACGTCGGCGGCTCGGTCACGAGAGAAGAGGTCGTCGACTGGTGGGAAGAACACGACGGGAACTGGACGCTCGGCATCGATCCGGTCAGGGACCTGAGCGCCCAGTACTCGATCGGGGGACTTCCCTACGCCGTCGCGATCGACGCCGACGGACGCGTTCAGTGGTCCGACAGTGGGCAGAAGTCCGCCGACGAGTTCGTCGACGGCATCGAACGGGCGATCGAGAACTAA
- a CDS encoding cytochrome c biogenesis CcdA family protein, whose amino-acid sequence MVDATLATSIAFGLTSGIATFFSPCSYPLLPGYVGFYVSQTDGDRASLGGALSRGLIAGLGVLITFGVLLGATFWVGHSTLSAVTWFEVVAGVVLIAFGLLIVFDRAPSPSVALPKRRSSVLGFGIFGIGYALAAAGCVAPVFFGVVTRALSLPTTSAAVLLGTYVGSFVVLMVSLTVATGMGLVAGAGRLAAYTGLLKRIAGVVMIVAGIGQLYLAIVVLDAIDLAALVP is encoded by the coding sequence ATGGTCGACGCCACACTCGCAACCTCGATCGCGTTCGGACTGACCTCCGGAATCGCGACGTTTTTCTCGCCGTGTTCCTACCCGCTCTTGCCCGGCTACGTCGGCTTCTACGTCAGCCAGACCGACGGCGACCGCGCATCGCTCGGCGGCGCGCTCAGCCGCGGGCTGATCGCCGGCCTTGGGGTATTAATCACCTTCGGCGTCTTGCTCGGCGCGACGTTCTGGGTGGGCCACTCGACGCTGTCGGCCGTCACCTGGTTCGAGGTCGTCGCCGGCGTCGTCCTGATCGCGTTCGGCCTCCTGATCGTCTTCGATCGCGCCCCGTCGCCGTCGGTCGCGCTCCCCAAGCGGCGCTCGAGCGTCCTCGGGTTCGGGATCTTCGGGATCGGCTACGCGCTGGCGGCGGCCGGCTGTGTCGCGCCGGTGTTCTTCGGCGTGGTCACCCGCGCGCTGTCGCTGCCGACGACCTCGGCGGCGGTCCTGCTGGGGACCTACGTCGGGAGCTTCGTCGTGTTGATGGTGTCGCTGACCGTCGCGACCGGGATGGGACTGGTCGCGGGCGCGGGCCGGCTCGCGGCCTACACCGGGCTGCTCAAACGGATCGCGGGCGTCGTCATGATCGTCGCCGGGATCGGACAGCTGTACCTCGCGATCGTCGTCCTCGACGCGATCGATCTCGCCGCGCTGGTTCCCTGA
- a CDS encoding universal stress protein, whose translation MYQDLLLATDGSDAARPATDHGIELAHRLDATLHVLSVSEDGPQATEKQDRLRSDPEDEAAGAAERAREAAERDGVEATTDVRHGVPQEQIVDYAETNPVDMIVVGTAGRSGLDHLISGSVAEEIVRNAPVPVLTVREQP comes from the coding sequence ATGTATCAGGATCTGCTGCTCGCGACCGACGGCAGCGACGCCGCACGGCCAGCGACCGACCACGGGATCGAACTCGCGCACCGACTCGACGCGACGCTGCACGTCCTGTCGGTCTCGGAGGACGGGCCACAGGCGACGGAGAAACAGGATCGACTTCGCTCCGATCCGGAGGACGAGGCCGCGGGGGCCGCCGAACGCGCTCGAGAGGCCGCTGAACGCGACGGGGTCGAGGCGACGACGGACGTTCGCCACGGCGTTCCGCAGGAGCAGATCGTCGACTATGCGGAGACGAACCCGGTCGACATGATCGTCGTCGGGACGGCCGGTCGGTCCGGGCTCGATCACCTGATTTCGGGCAGCGTCGCCGAGGAGATCGTCCGGAACGCGCCGGTACCGGTGCTGACGGTCCGCGAGCAACCCTGA
- a CDS encoding bacterio-opsin activator domain-containing protein codes for MSDATTTAVGDSPCILIVGDSRSADDAMDALAGTFAERSLLRARTAADARERLTERDVHCLVCPFDPDERSDSPSLLERLADRTDAPIVALADGDDADRALEAGASDVVSDASATVLRTRVRNAADRERYRRAASAAAPRHRAVLESADAVVWVVDAEGAVEYTTPAVESRLGYTPAELERTALTRLVHPDDREAVREAVATAAAGPTGTTERASVRLGHADGTWRVATLSCTNRLADPALEGVVVTRTGAEPPTDADGSDPVRTGLDRLADPVFVLGADDDVQYANAAASRFVRRFDSTTADEPLPAGTVLWDRLPDALSRSLSERVREAERTGSVTAVETTVPSLEEPVAVAVHPGDDGVTIHVRDRAADAVRTERDRLALLESVVDAVDVGIAVLEGSTIRLANPALLELADTESLVGRDLESVFDDDLAAAVLKRADSPVVRWLEPVSGTLATEPPRSVDVSVAPLSSGTDRDASTAARTLCVVRDGRRSRTSAVSMLRRTTEVLASAETPSAVRTAVVDAVGEWVGADVAVWYRGTDDDLRPAATVTADHTGSDDASIEPPAIDPRGTRLESIREAGEPTVDDREAFPDTLARTGLRAERVLAVPVGSDGVVLATSAEPTAFDGVDVDALAALSTVAALALEDRDRAAALRTCRHERNRLETVVDRDERLWALGRSLLAAETREAVETRLCEGVASLPLPAATDGVALAWVGRVDDGRERIVPVAWAGRDAAFLESATVALDGSEGTPTHAAATTREAVVIDDLATDDTMDAETTDHAGEDSWRRRLRDRGFRSALSVPLTADEFRFGALTAYATRPGPFDERTRRACTHLGAIAGAAIGAIETKAALLADRVTELEVVCRDETEPLSSLAGRLERPIDVRAVILRSTDGSTVYCSVSGDDSDAIRSRVAAASTVESVAIAGDADDRTTLEIVFAAPTVAGTVAAHGGVLRSLEPVDDRTRLTIELGEPVDVRAFVRALERRHPGTELIARRTRERPPRAAGAIDDLAERLSERQQRTLEAAYHGGFFEWPRDHTGEEIAATLGISQPTFSRHLRLAQRKLFALLFDDADEE; via the coding sequence GTGAGCGACGCGACGACGACCGCCGTCGGCGATTCGCCGTGTATCCTGATCGTCGGCGACTCCCGGTCGGCCGACGACGCGATGGACGCCCTCGCCGGGACGTTCGCGGAGCGATCGCTGCTGCGGGCGCGAACGGCCGCGGACGCCCGCGAGCGCCTGACCGAGCGTGACGTCCACTGTCTGGTCTGTCCCTTCGACCCCGACGAGCGCTCGGACTCCCCCTCGCTCCTCGAGCGGCTGGCGGACCGAACCGACGCGCCGATCGTCGCGCTCGCCGACGGGGATGACGCCGATCGCGCGCTCGAGGCGGGTGCCAGCGATGTCGTGAGCGACGCGTCGGCGACCGTCCTGCGGACCCGCGTTCGAAACGCCGCCGACCGCGAGCGGTATCGCCGCGCCGCGTCCGCGGCCGCTCCGCGGCACCGAGCGGTCCTCGAGTCCGCCGACGCGGTCGTCTGGGTCGTCGACGCCGAGGGGGCCGTCGAGTACACGACGCCGGCCGTCGAGTCGCGACTGGGGTACACGCCCGCCGAACTCGAGCGAACGGCGCTGACGCGGCTCGTCCACCCCGACGACCGCGAGGCGGTTCGCGAGGCCGTCGCGACCGCCGCCGCGGGTCCGACCGGGACGACCGAGCGGGCCAGCGTTCGGCTGGGCCACGCCGACGGCACCTGGCGGGTCGCGACGCTTAGCTGTACCAACCGGCTCGCGGATCCGGCCCTCGAGGGAGTCGTCGTGACGCGGACGGGCGCGGAACCGCCCACCGACGCCGACGGTTCCGATCCCGTCCGCACGGGCCTCGATCGACTCGCGGACCCGGTTTTCGTCCTCGGTGCGGACGACGACGTACAGTACGCCAACGCGGCAGCCAGCCGGTTCGTCCGGCGGTTCGATTCGACGACGGCCGACGAGCCGCTCCCGGCGGGTACCGTCCTCTGGGACCGGCTGCCGGACGCCCTCAGTCGATCCCTCTCCGAACGCGTCCGGGAGGCCGAACGGACCGGCTCGGTCACCGCCGTCGAGACGACCGTCCCCTCGCTCGAGGAGCCGGTCGCGGTCGCCGTCCATCCCGGCGACGACGGCGTGACGATCCACGTCCGGGACCGGGCCGCGGACGCCGTGCGGACGGAGCGGGACCGCCTCGCGCTCCTCGAGTCGGTCGTCGACGCGGTCGACGTCGGGATCGCCGTCCTCGAGGGGTCGACGATCCGGCTGGCGAACCCGGCGTTGCTGGAACTGGCCGATACGGAGTCGCTGGTCGGTCGGGACCTCGAATCGGTGTTCGACGACGACCTCGCGGCGGCGGTGCTGAAGCGGGCCGACTCGCCGGTCGTCAGGTGGCTGGAACCCGTCTCGGGGACGCTCGCGACCGAGCCACCGCGCTCGGTTGACGTTTCCGTCGCACCGTTGTCTTCCGGCACCGACCGCGACGCGTCGACGGCGGCTCGAACGCTCTGTGTCGTCCGCGACGGCCGGAGGTCACGGACGAGCGCGGTGTCGATGCTCCGTCGAACGACAGAGGTACTCGCCAGTGCCGAAACTCCCTCGGCCGTCCGAACGGCGGTCGTCGACGCCGTCGGCGAGTGGGTCGGGGCCGACGTCGCCGTCTGGTACCGCGGAACCGACGACGACCTTCGGCCGGCAGCCACCGTGACGGCCGACCACACTGGCAGCGACGACGCGTCGATCGAACCGCCGGCGATCGACCCCCGCGGGACGCGCCTCGAGTCCATCCGCGAGGCGGGCGAGCCGACCGTCGACGACCGCGAGGCGTTTCCCGACACGCTCGCCCGCACCGGGCTCCGGGCCGAGCGGGTCCTCGCAGTGCCGGTCGGCTCCGACGGGGTCGTCCTCGCGACCAGCGCGGAGCCGACGGCGTTCGACGGCGTCGACGTCGACGCGCTCGCGGCGCTGTCGACGGTCGCAGCGCTCGCACTCGAGGACCGCGACCGTGCCGCCGCCCTTCGGACCTGCCGTCACGAACGCAACCGACTCGAGACGGTCGTCGACCGGGACGAGCGACTGTGGGCCCTCGGCCGGTCGCTACTGGCGGCTGAGACTCGCGAGGCCGTCGAGACACGGCTCTGCGAGGGAGTGGCCTCGCTTCCGTTGCCGGCTGCGACCGACGGCGTCGCGCTCGCCTGGGTCGGTCGCGTCGACGACGGCCGCGAACGGATCGTTCCGGTGGCGTGGGCCGGTCGCGACGCGGCGTTCCTCGAGTCGGCGACGGTGGCGCTGGACGGGAGCGAGGGGACGCCGACTCACGCCGCGGCGACGACCCGCGAGGCGGTCGTGATCGACGATCTCGCGACCGACGACACGATGGATGCCGAGACGACCGACCACGCCGGCGAGGACTCGTGGCGGCGACGCCTGCGCGATCGCGGGTTCCGATCGGCGCTGAGCGTTCCCCTCACCGCTGACGAGTTCCGCTTCGGGGCGCTGACCGCGTACGCGACGCGGCCGGGACCCTTCGACGAGCGGACCCGCCGGGCCTGTACGCATCTCGGGGCGATCGCGGGCGCCGCGATCGGTGCGATCGAGACGAAAGCGGCGCTGCTCGCCGACCGGGTGACCGAACTCGAGGTCGTCTGCCGGGACGAGACCGAGCCGCTGTCGTCGCTCGCCGGCCGACTCGAGCGGCCGATCGACGTTCGGGCCGTGATCCTGCGGTCGACGGACGGCTCGACGGTGTACTGTTCGGTGTCGGGCGACGATTCGGACGCGATCCGGTCCCGAGTCGCGGCCGCGTCGACGGTCGAATCGGTCGCGATCGCCGGCGACGCCGACGACCGGACGACCCTCGAGATCGTCTTCGCCGCGCCCACCGTCGCCGGGACCGTCGCGGCCCACGGCGGCGTCCTCCGGTCGCTCGAGCCGGTCGACGACCGGACCCGGCTCACGATCGAACTCGGCGAGCCCGTCGACGTCCGCGCGTTCGTCCGGGCCCTCGAGCGGCGGCATCCGGGGACGGAACTGATCGCGCGCCGAACGCGGGAGCGGCCGCCCCGGGCCGCGGGAGCGATCGACGACCTCGCCGAGCGCCTCTCGGAGCGACAGCAGCGGACGCTCGAGGCGGCCTACCACGGCGGGTTCTTCGAGTGGCCTCGCGACCACACCGGCGAGGAGATCGCGGCCACCCTCGGAATCTCCCAGCCGACGTTCAGTCGCCACCTCCGACTGGCCCAGCGGAAACTGTTCGCGTTGCTGTTCGACGACGCCGACGAGGAGTGA
- a CDS encoding helix-turn-helix domain-containing protein: MSIEIADAEDRPEPVTDADADADGTDADASSVRSTAEGGIVAQLRLDHPRLFLAPSLRRAPDVTVEPDYWTEPEPGRTVVFVTAHGTDLEAFEAGLEIDPTVTDPVLVDRYPDRLVYRVTLTDRAVTFTAATAAVGGRLLDCSSCRAGWQVQLRFPDRDRLVSFNDYCRDRDVSVTVDHLRVSDEDDDGVVALTDKQQELLTVAHEEGYFEVPRGISQEELARRLGVSKSAVSQRLRRAIGELCAQTL; this comes from the coding sequence GTGAGCATCGAGATCGCCGACGCCGAGGACCGTCCGGAGCCGGTGACCGACGCCGACGCCGACGCCGACGGAACCGATGCCGACGCGAGCAGCGTTCGCTCGACGGCAGAGGGCGGTATCGTCGCCCAGCTCCGGCTCGATCACCCGCGGCTGTTTCTGGCCCCCTCGCTCCGTCGGGCCCCGGACGTCACCGTCGAACCCGACTACTGGACCGAGCCCGAACCCGGCCGAACCGTCGTGTTCGTCACGGCCCACGGAACCGACCTCGAGGCGTTCGAGGCCGGACTCGAGATCGACCCTACCGTCACCGATCCCGTCCTCGTCGACCGCTACCCCGACAGGCTGGTCTACCGGGTGACCCTCACCGACCGCGCGGTCACGTTCACCGCCGCGACCGCCGCCGTCGGCGGTCGCCTCCTCGATTGCTCGAGCTGTCGGGCCGGCTGGCAGGTTCAGCTCCGCTTTCCCGACCGAGATCGGCTCGTCTCGTTCAACGACTACTGCCGCGATCGCGACGTGTCGGTCACCGTCGACCACCTCCGGGTATCCGACGAGGACGACGACGGCGTCGTCGCCCTGACCGACAAACAACAGGAACTGCTCACCGTTGCTCACGAGGAGGGGTACTTCGAGGTGCCACGTGGCATCTCTCAGGAGGAACTCGCACGGCGACTCGGCGTCTCGAAGTCGGCCGTCTCCCAGCGACTGCGACGGGCGATCGGCGAACTCTGCGCACAGACGCTCTAA
- a CDS encoding DUF5786 family protein, protein MGFGSYDESEQKEQTADDDEDVEAVNVHENDHQGEMSFESDVSTDELVDQLGAMKDDEDDE, encoded by the coding sequence ATGGGTTTTGGTAGCTACGACGAATCCGAACAAAAAGAGCAGACTGCCGACGACGACGAGGACGTCGAAGCCGTCAACGTCCACGAAAACGACCACCAGGGCGAGATGTCGTTCGAGTCCGACGTGTCGACGGACGAGCTGGTCGACCAGCTCGGTGCGATGAAAGACGACGAAGACGACGAGTAA